A genomic window from Triticum urartu cultivar G1812 chromosome 7, Tu2.1, whole genome shotgun sequence includes:
- the LOC125520151 gene encoding malate dehydrogenase, chloroplastic-like, whose translation MASSATISSVGAQAALVSKPRNHGIGGLKASSSINFELGSSFLGKTGSLRASVTTRVVPKAKSGARILPEASYKVAVLGAAGGIGQPLGLLIKMSPLVSELRLYDIANVKGVAADLSHCNTPSQVMDFTGPAELASCLKGVDVVVIPAGVPRKPGMTRDDLFNINAGIVKSLIEAVADNCPDAFIHIISNPVNSTVPIAAEILKQKGVYNPKKLFGVSTLDVVRANTFVAQKKGLKLIDVDVPVVGGHAGITILPLLSKTRPSVTFTDEETEQLTKRIQNAGTEVVEAKAGAGSATLSMAYAAARFVESSLRALAGDPDVYECTYVQSELTELPFFASRVKIGKNGVESIISSDLEGITEYEANALEALKPELKASIEKGIEFAHKQQGAAASV comes from the coding sequence ATGGCATCATCTGCTACCATCAGTTCAGTTGGCGCTCAGGCTGCTCTGGTTTCAAAGCCAAGGAATCATGGCATCGGTGGCTTAAAGGCGTCCTCATCAATTAACTTCGAATTGGGATCCTCGTTCCTGGGCAAGACCGGGTCTCTTCGGGCATCTGTTACCACAAGGGTTGTGCCCAAGGCGAAGTCTGGGGCTCGGATACTACCGGAGGCATCTTACAAAGTGGCGGTACTTGGTGCTGCTGGGGGCATCGGCCAACCATTGGGCCTGCTGATCAAGATGTCTCCTCTGGTCTCGGAGCTGCGACTGTACGATATTGCAAATGTCAAGGGAGTCGCTGCTGATCTCAGCCACTGCAACACACCTTCTCAGGTCATGGACTTCACTGGCCCAGCGGAATTAGCCAGCTGCTTGAAAGGTGTGGATGTTGTTGTCATCCCCGCCGGGGTCCCTAGAAAGCCTGGGATGACTCGTGATGATCTTTTCAACATCAATGCGGGCATCGTCAAGTCACTTATCGAGGCTGTTGCAGACAATTGCCCTGATGCCTTTATCCATATTATCAGCAACCCAGTCAACTCCACAGTGCCGATTGCTGCTGAGATTCTGAAACAGAAGGGTGTCTACAATCCCAAGAAGCTTTTTGGGGTTTCCACCCTAGATGTTGTCCGAGCTAACACATTCGTAGCTCAGAAGAAGGGCCTCAAGCTCATTGATGTTGATGTCCCAGTTGTTGGTGGTCATGCTGGAATTACAATCCTGCCTTTGTTGTCAAAGACGAGGCCATCTGTCACCTTCACGGATGAGGAAACTGAACAGCTGACGAAGAGGATACAGAACGCTGGGACAGAGGTGGTGGAGGCGAAAGCGGGTGCTGGATCTGCTACCCTGTCCATGGCTTATGCTGCTGCCAGATTTGTTGAGTCTTCACTCCGTGCACTGGCTGGTGATCCAGATGTTTATGAGTGCACGTATGTTCAGTCTGAGTTAACTGAGCTGCCATTCTTTGCGTCCAGAGTTAAGATTGGCAAGAATGGTGTTGAGTCCATCATTTCTTCGGACCTGGAGGGAATAACTGAGTACGAGGCCAATGCACTCGAGGCATTGAAGCCTGAGCTGAAGGCCAGCATCGAGAAGGGCATCGAGTTTGCGCACAAACAGCAGGGAGCCGCCGCATCTGTTTGA